Proteins encoded within one genomic window of Actinoplanes octamycinicus:
- the pabB gene encoding aminodeoxychorismate synthase component I, with amino-acid sequence MTTDPLSSLRRVTGVHAEPIALAEPFVEVARRFAAEPGTVALLSGGTLDCARFHILGVRPWLSLSGQRTRTTVVDGGRRVELAADPLTALRQVLRHCALPAPAATLPLSSGLLGYLAYDLKDCLEQLPRTSVDDLGLPLMHLVAPTVLLIQDRVTGTTTLLAMRVDGDDTAMRRSVAEVKAALSAPATPRAGQAEPTGRSVSAFSRDEYLAAVEAIRRYIVDGDVYQVNMSQRFRTPFTGDPFDCFAAMFAENPAPFFAYVNAGDHQIVSTSPERFIALRDGTVETRPIKGTRPRGATPEQDEALRAELRASTKDDAELSMIVDLLRNDIGKVCAPGTVRVADHKRLETYRNVHHLVSTVTGELAAGRDAVDLLRATFPGGSVTGCPKIRAMEVIDELEPVRRHLYTGSIGYLGFDGSMDLSIAIRTATFTGGSAVFSVGGGIVYDSDAASEYDETLHKGRTLMNALHAATGEARDAATVWQDGIFKPGSAATVPVDSEGLAYGFGFFETLRVRAGRPVLLDAHLRRFDIAWRELFGGTPPDVTWADVIARLVRRNGLSHVDAVVKLMAAAGNPTGGRLSPVLFASAKPYTPRPVLSAQPGLRLLTYPHRRETHLAGHKTLNYLHYRLAGAWAARHGADEALILNADGSVSETNTATVCCMAGDTAIFPTSQHALPGTMAAEVERLLRGWGYPVEHRRLTVADLLAADHVFVTNSVMGAVPVLALDGEPLTYDPALCEKLTQSIFDSTAPTHLP; translated from the coding sequence CGCCGAACCGATCGCACTGGCCGAACCGTTCGTCGAGGTGGCCCGCCGCTTCGCCGCCGAGCCCGGCACCGTCGCCCTGCTCAGCGGCGGGACGCTGGACTGCGCCCGGTTCCACATCCTCGGCGTACGTCCGTGGCTGTCGCTCAGCGGGCAGCGCACCCGGACCACCGTGGTCGACGGCGGCCGGCGCGTCGAGCTGGCCGCCGACCCGCTCACGGCGCTGCGCCAGGTGCTGCGGCACTGCGCCCTGCCGGCGCCGGCGGCGACGCTGCCGCTGTCCAGCGGACTGCTCGGCTACCTGGCCTACGACCTGAAGGACTGCCTGGAGCAGCTGCCCCGGACCAGCGTCGACGATCTCGGGCTGCCGCTGATGCACCTCGTCGCGCCGACCGTCCTGCTGATCCAGGACCGGGTCACCGGGACGACGACGCTGCTCGCGATGCGGGTGGACGGCGACGACACCGCGATGCGCCGGAGCGTCGCGGAAGTCAAGGCGGCGCTCAGCGCGCCGGCCACGCCCCGCGCGGGGCAGGCGGAGCCGACCGGGCGGTCCGTGTCGGCGTTCTCCCGCGACGAGTACCTGGCCGCGGTCGAGGCGATCCGCCGGTACATCGTCGACGGCGACGTCTACCAGGTGAACATGTCGCAGCGCTTCCGGACGCCGTTCACCGGTGACCCGTTCGACTGCTTCGCCGCCATGTTCGCCGAGAACCCGGCCCCGTTCTTCGCCTACGTCAACGCCGGCGACCACCAGATCGTCTCGACCTCCCCGGAACGCTTCATCGCGCTGCGCGACGGCACGGTGGAGACCCGGCCGATCAAGGGGACCCGGCCGCGCGGGGCGACCCCGGAGCAGGACGAGGCGCTGCGGGCCGAGCTGCGGGCGAGCACCAAGGACGACGCCGAACTGTCGATGATCGTCGACCTGCTGCGCAACGACATCGGCAAGGTGTGCGCGCCCGGCACGGTGCGGGTGGCCGACCACAAGCGGCTGGAGACCTACCGCAACGTCCACCACCTGGTGTCGACCGTGACCGGCGAACTCGCGGCCGGCCGGGACGCCGTCGATCTGCTCCGGGCCACCTTCCCCGGCGGCTCGGTCACCGGCTGCCCGAAGATCCGGGCGATGGAGGTGATCGACGAGCTGGAACCGGTCCGGCGGCATCTCTACACCGGCAGCATCGGCTACCTCGGCTTCGACGGCTCGATGGACCTGTCGATCGCGATCCGCACGGCGACGTTCACCGGCGGCAGCGCGGTCTTCTCCGTCGGCGGCGGCATCGTCTACGACTCGGACGCCGCCAGCGAGTACGACGAGACCCTGCACAAGGGGCGGACGCTGATGAACGCGCTGCACGCGGCGACCGGCGAGGCCCGGGACGCGGCCACGGTGTGGCAGGACGGGATCTTCAAGCCGGGCAGCGCGGCCACGGTGCCGGTCGACAGCGAGGGGCTGGCGTACGGGTTCGGGTTCTTCGAGACGCTGCGCGTGCGCGCCGGCCGGCCGGTCCTGCTCGACGCCCACCTGCGGCGCTTCGACATCGCGTGGCGGGAGCTGTTCGGCGGCACGCCACCGGACGTCACCTGGGCCGACGTGATCGCCCGGCTGGTGCGGCGCAACGGGCTGTCGCACGTCGACGCGGTGGTCAAGCTGATGGCCGCCGCCGGCAACCCGACCGGCGGGCGGCTGTCCCCGGTGCTGTTCGCCAGCGCCAAGCCGTACACGCCGCGTCCGGTCCTGAGCGCGCAGCCCGGGCTGCGGCTGCTCACCTACCCGCACCGCCGGGAGACCCACCTGGCCGGGCACAAGACGCTCAACTACCTGCACTACCGGCTGGCCGGCGCCTGGGCCGCCCGGCACGGCGCCGACGAAGCGCTGATCCTCAACGCCGACGGCTCGGTGTCGGAGACCAACACCGCGACCGTGTGCTGCATGGCCGGCGACACCGCGATCTTCCCCACCTCCCAGCACGCCCTGCCCGGCACGATGGCCGCCGAGGTGGAACGCCTGCTGCGGGGCTGGGGCTACCCGGTCGAGCACCGCCGTCTCACCGTCGCGGACCTGCTGGCCGCCGACCACGTCTTCGTCACCAACTCGGTGATGGGCGCGGTCCCCGTCCTGGCCCTCGACGGCGAGCCGCTGACCTACGACCCCGCCCTCTGCGAGAAGCTGACCCAATCCATCTTCGACAGCACCGCCCCGACCCACTTGCCATGA